In Limisalsivibrio acetivorans, one genomic interval encodes:
- the modC gene encoding molybdenum ABC transporter ATP-binding protein, whose amino-acid sequence MLEFSAVKTYPDFKLDATFSGGEGMVTALFGKSGSGKTSIINMAAGLTEPDNGRIAINNRTLYDSGSGVNIPPRRRNAGYIFQDGRLFPHFTVERNLRYGMGKGSDSSYFDEIVGLLGIDDLLHRRPHKLSGGEKQRVAIGRALLSSPDFLLMDEPLSALDNARKQELIPFITRMVDRFRIPVIYVTHSRDELLRICDNVVLMSRGSCIDSGSVEEVVSRPENMEFLGLQGRISVIRGEAYEGSRVLIENGRLKLPSSKYTAGTPMRAALHSDDITVAVKKPEGLSARNILKCRVIGMDETADGAVSLELDAGINFYATITRQAVSELGIENNMEIYAILKTIALSRLSVPVSG is encoded by the coding sequence ATGCTTGAGTTCAGCGCAGTAAAGACCTACCCCGATTTCAAGCTGGATGCCACCTTCTCAGGCGGAGAAGGGATGGTAACCGCCCTCTTCGGCAAATCGGGCTCTGGAAAAACCAGCATAATCAACATGGCCGCAGGACTCACAGAGCCGGACAACGGCCGTATTGCCATAAACAACAGAACGCTCTATGACAGCGGCAGTGGAGTAAACATCCCCCCGAGGCGCAGGAATGCGGGCTACATCTTTCAGGACGGAAGGCTCTTCCCCCATTTCACCGTTGAGCGCAACCTTCGATACGGCATGGGAAAGGGTAGCGACTCCTCATATTTCGATGAGATAGTCGGCCTTCTCGGTATCGATGACCTCCTGCACAGACGCCCCCATAAGCTCTCCGGCGGGGAAAAGCAGAGGGTGGCCATAGGACGTGCCCTGCTCTCATCACCTGATTTTCTGCTGATGGATGAACCCCTCTCCGCACTAGACAACGCCCGCAAGCAGGAGCTTATCCCCTTCATAACCCGAATGGTGGACCGCTTCCGCATCCCCGTTATATATGTGACCCATTCCCGTGATGAGCTTCTGCGCATATGCGACAACGTTGTGCTCATGTCCAGAGGTAGCTGTATCGATTCAGGGAGCGTTGAGGAGGTTGTGAGCAGACCGGAGAATATGGAGTTTCTCGGCCTGCAGGGGCGGATCTCCGTAATAAGGGGTGAGGCCTACGAGGGTAGCCGTGTACTCATAGAAAATGGCAGATTGAAGCTCCCCTCATCGAAATATACTGCAGGAACACCCATGCGGGCGGCTCTGCATTCGGACGACATAACCGTTGCTGTGAAAAAACCGGAGGGCTTGAGTGCGAGGAATATACTGAAATGCCGTGTAATCGGAATGGACGAAACGGCTGACGGGGCTGTATCCCTTGAGCTTGACGCCGGAATCAACTTCTACGCCACTATAACCAGACAGGCGGTATCCGAGCTTGGGATCGAAAATAATATGGAGATATACGCAATCCTCAAGACCATAGCCCTGTCGAGGCTTTCCGTACCTGTTTCCGGCTAG
- a CDS encoding S1 family peptidase produces the protein MLTDTFLRYKNGCLKLFVKEGDTISFVGTGFIVHEKGYLVTVAHILYSQQNLVAVAEDTGDGFVPVVSQENYPMPVNVVDMDYDRDIALLKFDTDVNIEMPDHMIGTPDDTVVGNLVSCVGYPFGFHHVFNQTIQSAIVSAKINSRNETNIFLFNTMIHLGTRGGPLVDVEEGRVIGVVAGQFDPLEAAPKFMKEEELPDSNFSYAVSIEYAAALLEKHGLDIS, from the coding sequence ATGCTTACAGATACATTTCTGAGATATAAAAACGGATGTCTCAAGCTTTTTGTTAAGGAGGGGGACACGATCTCCTTTGTGGGAACGGGATTCATCGTCCACGAAAAGGGGTACCTTGTTACGGTTGCCCATATACTCTACTCCCAGCAGAATCTTGTCGCAGTTGCAGAGGATACGGGGGATGGTTTTGTGCCGGTGGTTTCCCAGGAAAACTACCCGATGCCGGTGAATGTGGTAGATATGGACTACGACAGGGATATAGCCCTGTTAAAGTTCGACACGGATGTTAATATCGAGATGCCCGATCATATGATAGGAACCCCCGATGACACTGTGGTAGGCAATCTCGTATCATGCGTGGGCTACCCCTTCGGTTTCCACCATGTCTTCAACCAGACGATACAGTCCGCCATCGTATCTGCGAAGATAAATTCCAGAAACGAGACAAACATATTCCTCTTCAACACGATGATACACCTCGGAACAAGGGGCGGACCCCTTGTGGATGTGGAAGAAGGGCGAGTTATCGGAGTTGTAGCGGGACAGTTCGATCCTCTTGAGGCGGCGCCAAAGTTTATGAAGGAAGAGGAGCTTCCCGATTCAAACTTCTCCTATGCCGTATCCATAGAGTACGCTGCGGCCCTGCTGGAGAAGCACGGGCTTGACATTTCATAA
- a CDS encoding BCCT family transporter: MSLDIHPWVFFTSAALIVLFVAVTIIFQSYLGNFFADMQGAMSKYAGWFFIWTMNIVLVFVLVTLIGKFGDIRLGGPDAEPEFSTMGWFAMLFSAGMGIGLLFYGVAEPMFHYTANPLTDAGSEEAARKAMDITFLHWGLHPWGIYTIVGLALAFFSFNKNLPLSIRTAFYPIFGEKIYGWIGNTIDIIATVATLFGVATSLGLGVQQVNAGLDHLLGIGQSKMIQVALIACITGIATWSVIKGLDKGIRRLSEINISLAFILLVFVFLLGPTLFILDALLENIGYYVQFLPQLSTWNETYEHTQWQHGWTIFYWAWWIAWSPFVGMFIARVSYGRTIKQFILGVLLVPTFVTFIWITVFGNTAIFIEMFGAGGIAAAVQENIPVSMFVLLDNFPLSKITSTITVFVIVAFFVTSSDSGSMVIDIITSGGNPNPPVLSRLFWAILEGAVAAALLLGGGLVALQTAAITTGLPFAIVLLGMCYALHKGLADYAGPQEFKITAPGMKKSRNLTVKRKPSLDKTFGRRRLW; encoded by the coding sequence ATGAGCCTTGATATCCATCCATGGGTATTCTTCACCTCTGCCGCACTCATCGTGCTTTTTGTGGCTGTAACAATCATATTCCAGAGCTATCTGGGCAACTTCTTTGCTGATATGCAGGGGGCGATGTCCAAGTATGCTGGATGGTTCTTCATATGGACCATGAACATAGTCCTTGTTTTTGTGCTGGTAACGTTGATAGGCAAGTTTGGCGATATACGCCTGGGTGGCCCCGATGCGGAGCCGGAGTTCAGCACCATGGGGTGGTTTGCCATGCTATTCTCCGCGGGTATGGGTATCGGCCTTCTCTTTTACGGCGTTGCCGAGCCGATGTTCCATTATACTGCAAACCCGCTTACCGATGCCGGTTCCGAAGAGGCGGCACGCAAGGCGATGGATATAACGTTCCTCCATTGGGGTCTTCACCCGTGGGGTATTTACACCATAGTGGGTCTTGCGCTGGCGTTTTTCTCATTCAACAAGAACCTCCCCCTCTCCATCCGCACCGCATTTTATCCGATTTTCGGTGAAAAGATCTACGGCTGGATAGGGAACACCATCGACATCATCGCAACTGTGGCGACCCTTTTCGGTGTTGCAACATCCCTCGGTCTTGGTGTCCAGCAGGTTAATGCAGGGCTTGATCATCTCCTCGGCATTGGCCAGTCGAAGATGATACAGGTCGCGCTGATTGCGTGTATTACGGGCATTGCCACATGGTCTGTTATTAAGGGTCTTGATAAAGGTATCCGCAGGCTTTCGGAGATCAACATAAGCCTCGCATTCATTCTGCTTGTGTTTGTCTTTCTCCTCGGTCCGACCCTGTTTATTCTGGACGCTCTTCTGGAGAACATAGGTTACTACGTACAGTTCCTCCCCCAGCTCTCCACATGGAACGAAACCTATGAGCACACCCAGTGGCAGCACGGCTGGACGATATTCTATTGGGCGTGGTGGATCGCATGGTCGCCGTTTGTGGGCATGTTTATCGCAAGGGTATCCTACGGCAGGACGATAAAGCAGTTTATCCTTGGTGTTCTGCTTGTGCCCACGTTTGTAACATTCATATGGATAACGGTATTCGGTAATACCGCAATATTTATAGAGATGTTCGGGGCAGGTGGAATCGCAGCGGCGGTACAGGAGAACATCCCCGTATCTATGTTCGTTCTTCTGGATAACTTTCCCCTCTCCAAGATAACATCGACCATAACGGTCTTTGTGATCGTTGCGTTTTTCGTAACGTCCTCTGACTCCGGCTCTATGGTTATCGACATCATCACCTCAGGCGGAAACCCCAATCCCCCTGTTCTCTCAAGGCTTTTTTGGGCTATACTAGAGGGAGCAGTGGCGGCGGCTCTTCTCCTTGGAGGGGGGCTTGTGGCACTGCAGACGGCGGCGATTACGACCGGTCTGCCGTTTGCGATAGTCCTGCTGGGGATGTGTTACGCCCTGCACAAGGGGCTGGCGGATTATGCCGGTCCGCAGGAGTTTAAGATAACGGCACCCGGAATGAAGAAGTCACGCAACCTGACGGTGAAGCGCAAGCCTTCGCTGGATAAAACCTTCGGCCGAAGAAGGCTTTGGTAA
- the modA gene encoding molybdate ABC transporter substrate-binding protein, translating into MRILSVIAVFLMAATTFAADATIFAAASTTNAMNEIIAIYEKDTGKRVTASYASSGTLAKQIDKGAPADIFLSANAKWMKWLDDKGRIENSSPLLANRLALIAPSSADVSAKSLDAETVRNLIGGGRIVMADPSHSPAGIYARKTLESLGLWESFEGQTAGLQTVRAALAMVEKNAATFGIVYSSDAALSKYVKTVGLFNEDLHGKIRYPVAVVKGKGSETVYDFHRFLSSDTAGDIFKKYGFSGAE; encoded by the coding sequence ATGAGGATACTAAGCGTTATAGCCGTTTTTCTCATGGCAGCCACCACCTTTGCCGCCGATGCAACTATTTTCGCCGCCGCCTCCACAACCAACGCCATGAACGAGATAATAGCCATATATGAAAAGGATACGGGGAAGAGGGTCACCGCTTCCTACGCCTCCTCCGGCACACTCGCCAAACAGATAGACAAGGGCGCGCCAGCGGATATATTCCTATCCGCCAACGCAAAATGGATGAAATGGCTGGATGATAAGGGACGGATAGAGAACTCCTCACCGCTCCTTGCAAACAGGCTTGCGCTCATTGCTCCCTCCTCTGCGGATGTATCAGCAAAAAGCCTCGATGCAGAGACCGTCAGAAACCTTATAGGGGGTGGACGCATCGTCATGGCGGACCCCTCCCATTCCCCCGCTGGCATATATGCAAGAAAGACCCTCGAGTCCCTCGGCTTGTGGGAAAGCTTTGAGGGGCAAACCGCAGGGCTTCAAACGGTAAGAGCAGCCCTCGCCATGGTGGAGAAGAACGCCGCAACTTTCGGTATCGTTTATTCCAGCGATGCGGCACTGTCGAAATACGTTAAGACCGTCGGGCTTTTTAATGAGGATCTCCACGGAAAAATACGCTATCCTGTTGCCGTGGTTAAAGGCAAGGGGAGCGAAACAGTCTATGACTTCCACAGGTTTCTCAGCTCTGATACGGCTGGAGATATATTTAAAAAGTACGGATTTTCCGGGGCTGAGTAA
- a CDS encoding glutamine--tRNA ligase/YqeY domain fusion protein gives MSSEETVKSSNFIKKIIDKDNEDGLYSNKVHTRFPPEPNGYLHIGHAKSICLNFGLAEEYRGKCNLRFDDTNPLKESVEYVESIKKDVSWLGYDWGEKAFFASDYFPKFYEYAVQLVKQGDAYVCDLNGEQIREYRGTLKEPGRESPYRDRSVEENLELLERMRKGEFGTGEKVLRAKIDMASPNLNMRDPVIYRIAHAKHHRTENEWCIYPMYDFAHGLEDSIEGVTHSICTLEFEDHRPLYDWFLDKLGVFHPRQIEFARLNLTYTVLSKRKLIKLVEERFVSGWDDPRMPTIAGLKRRGFTPESIRSFADMIGVSKSNSTVDFAQLEYALREDLNKRAQRVMVVQDPVKLIITDYPEGKVEWLTAENNPENEEDGSREIPFSREVYIERDDFMEDPPRKYFRLAPGKEMRLKHAYYVKCVDYKKDANGNITEIHCTHDPASRGGWTDDGRKVKGTAHWVSAPHAVDAELRLYDHLFTKENPNETEEEGDFTDNINPDSLTVLKNCKAEPSLADVKPYLNYQFLRKGYYTSDPDSEPGKPVFNRTVSLKDSWAKKK, from the coding sequence ATGTCATCAGAGGAAACAGTAAAAAGCTCTAATTTCATCAAGAAGATAATAGATAAGGACAACGAGGACGGCCTATATTCTAACAAGGTACACACCCGTTTCCCCCCCGAGCCTAACGGGTATCTCCATATAGGTCATGCGAAGTCGATTTGCCTCAACTTCGGTCTGGCCGAGGAATACCGCGGTAAATGCAATCTCCGTTTCGATGACACAAACCCGCTCAAGGAGAGTGTGGAATACGTTGAGTCGATCAAGAAGGATGTTAGCTGGCTCGGCTACGACTGGGGGGAGAAGGCTTTCTTCGCCTCGGACTACTTCCCCAAATTCTATGAATACGCCGTACAGCTCGTTAAGCAGGGTGATGCCTACGTCTGCGATCTGAACGGCGAGCAGATTAGGGAATACAGGGGAACCCTCAAGGAACCCGGCAGGGAGAGCCCATACAGGGACAGGAGTGTGGAGGAGAACCTCGAACTTCTGGAAAGGATGCGCAAAGGTGAGTTCGGCACGGGTGAGAAGGTCCTCAGGGCTAAGATCGACATGGCCTCGCCGAACCTCAACATGCGTGACCCCGTCATCTACCGCATCGCCCATGCGAAGCACCACCGTACAGAGAATGAGTGGTGTATCTATCCTATGTACGACTTCGCCCACGGTCTGGAGGACTCCATCGAGGGGGTTACCCACTCCATATGCACCCTTGAGTTCGAGGACCACCGCCCCCTTTACGACTGGTTCCTCGATAAGCTCGGCGTGTTCCATCCGAGGCAGATAGAGTTCGCAAGGCTTAACCTTACCTACACCGTCCTCAGCAAGCGCAAGCTTATTAAGCTTGTGGAGGAGAGGTTCGTCAGCGGCTGGGATGACCCCCGCATGCCCACCATTGCAGGGCTCAAGAGGAGGGGGTTCACACCCGAATCGATCCGCAGTTTTGCCGATATGATAGGAGTTTCAAAGAGCAACAGCACCGTGGATTTTGCCCAGCTCGAATACGCCCTGCGTGAGGATCTGAACAAGCGTGCCCAGCGTGTGATGGTGGTGCAGGATCCCGTTAAGCTGATAATCACCGATTACCCCGAGGGCAAGGTGGAGTGGCTCACAGCAGAGAACAACCCCGAAAACGAGGAGGACGGCTCCAGAGAGATCCCCTTCTCCAGAGAGGTGTACATAGAGCGTGACGACTTCATGGAGGACCCGCCAAGGAAGTATTTCCGACTCGCCCCCGGCAAGGAGATGCGCCTCAAACACGCCTATTACGTTAAATGCGTTGACTATAAGAAGGACGCAAACGGCAATATCACCGAGATACACTGCACCCACGACCCCGCCAGCCGTGGCGGATGGACCGATGACGGACGCAAGGTTAAGGGGACTGCCCATTGGGTTAGTGCTCCCCACGCCGTTGATGCGGAGCTGAGGCTCTATGACCACCTCTTCACCAAAGAGAACCCTAACGAAACAGAGGAGGAGGGGGACTTCACCGACAATATAAACCCCGATTCCCTTACGGTTCTGAAGAACTGCAAGGCGGAACCTTCGCTTGCCGATGTTAAACCGTATCTGAACTATCAGTTTCTGCGCAAAGGCTACTACACCTCCGACCCGGACTCAGAACCGGGCAAACCCGTATTCAACCGGACCGTATCGCTCAAGGACAGCTGGGCGAAGAAGAAATAA
- a CDS encoding glycine betaine ABC transporter substrate-binding protein codes for MIKNIITTTLLALLLMTGVVQARETVKIAYVDWSSSVASSYVVKAVLEEKMGIPCRLIEMPADEMWKSVAQGRVDAILSAWLPDTHDQYYAKYGEDVDNLGANLEGTRIGLVIPQVPEGRYTSGTGIRNRPFMDIDSIEDIQDNRNRLSGRIVGIDPEAGIMIKTREAMLEYGLENFHLADVSEQNMVRELERSIKAKKWIVITGWEPHWIFARWGLKFLEDPKDVYGNGGHIATLARKGLKEEMPDVYRFLDGFQWEKKDMEQVMLWIHQDKGNFPYEKAVRWINTHQRQVDSWIK; via the coding sequence TTGATTAAGAATATAATAACAACGACCCTGCTTGCTCTGCTCCTTATGACCGGAGTGGTACAGGCAAGAGAAACGGTTAAGATAGCCTATGTGGACTGGTCCAGCTCCGTTGCATCGAGCTATGTTGTTAAGGCTGTGCTTGAGGAGAAGATGGGAATCCCCTGCAGGCTCATAGAGATGCCCGCAGATGAGATGTGGAAGTCAGTTGCCCAGGGGAGGGTGGATGCGATACTTTCCGCATGGCTCCCCGACACCCACGACCAGTATTACGCAAAGTACGGCGAGGATGTGGACAACCTCGGAGCAAACCTTGAGGGCACACGCATCGGTCTTGTTATACCGCAGGTTCCCGAAGGACGCTACACCTCCGGAACGGGGATCCGCAACCGTCCATTTATGGACATAGATTCCATAGAGGACATACAGGATAACAGAAACAGGCTTAGCGGCAGGATCGTAGGTATTGACCCCGAGGCGGGTATCATGATCAAAACCCGCGAGGCGATGCTGGAATACGGTCTTGAGAACTTCCATCTTGCGGATGTCAGCGAGCAGAATATGGTTCGTGAGCTCGAGCGTTCCATCAAGGCGAAGAAGTGGATCGTGATAACAGGATGGGAGCCCCACTGGATCTTTGCCAGATGGGGATTGAAGTTCCTTGAGGATCCGAAGGACGTTTACGGTAACGGAGGGCACATCGCCACCTTAGCCAGAAAGGGGCTTAAGGAGGAAATGCCTGATGTTTACAGATTCCTCGACGGGTTCCAATGGGAAAAGAAGGATATGGAGCAGGTTATGCTCTGGATCCATCAGGATAAGGGGAACTTCCCCTACGAGAAGGCGGTTCGCTGGATAAATACCCACCAGAGGCAGGTGGACAGCTGGATCAAATAG
- a CDS encoding YfbU family protein — translation MKEHLTLTKKDRLILINQYKILKELTDNDIEERQYDKNIEILLRGYELEFEYLCEFDDNIFERKECEKVLAILNLYRVITNIVNQNDYDEVKEHSRFLFEGFDGNNETEYLRYAKFYLEDPEKFEELSNGRENDSFNSHSPMLNVYERMLDEWENIPTVKKYQLTKEEILRILDAGNNY, via the coding sequence ATGAAAGAACACCTTACTTTAACAAAGAAAGACAGACTAATCCTGATTAATCAGTACAAAATACTAAAAGAATTGACTGATAACGATATTGAAGAAAGGCAATATGATAAAAATATTGAGATTCTTCTAAGAGGCTATGAACTGGAATTTGAATATCTCTGTGAATTTGATGATAACATATTTGAAAGAAAAGAATGTGAAAAAGTTTTGGCAATTCTTAATTTGTACAGAGTTATTACAAATATTGTGAACCAAAACGATTACGATGAAGTGAAAGAACATAGTAGATTCTTATTTGAGGGTTTTGATGGAAATAATGAGACTGAATACTTACGTTATGCTAAATTTTATCTTGAAGACCCTGAAAAATTTGAAGAATTAAGCAATGGAAGAGAAAATGATTCATTTAACTCACACTCTCCCATGTTAAATGTTTACGAAAGAATGCTTGATGAGTGGGAAAACATTCCTACAGTAAAAAAGTATCAACTCACAAAAGAAGAAATCCTCAGAATTCTTGATGCAGGAAACAACTATTGA
- a CDS encoding DMT family transporter — translation MENERVSPVTVFLVMGSGVLAISFGSILIKLAHDVPPVMIAAYRLVFSSIILIGIMRVKSLPFERMNGREWLGCLFSGIFLALHFITWITSLSYTSVASSVVLVTMNPIFVGLISYIVLKERQSIALVAGIILSVTGSIVLALSDSGLEGLQITDSTALLGDMLALTGALMASLYLIIGSRIRERISLMTYITAVYTISAVVLVVTSLFIGLSFTGYRPESYMYMFLLAVLPQLIGHTSFNWGLKYLKSSMVAVITLGEPVGASVLAYFILGEKVSIGQGIGIALIFAAIVTASRSGGKT, via the coding sequence TTGGAAAACGAAAGGGTTTCACCGGTTACTGTATTTCTGGTCATGGGCTCGGGTGTGCTCGCCATATCCTTCGGCTCTATACTTATAAAGCTTGCCCACGATGTTCCGCCGGTTATGATCGCCGCCTACCGGCTCGTTTTTTCGTCCATAATCCTAATCGGCATAATGCGTGTGAAAAGCCTCCCCTTTGAAAGGATGAATGGAAGGGAGTGGCTTGGTTGTCTTTTCAGTGGTATCTTTCTGGCACTGCACTTTATTACGTGGATAACATCCCTCAGCTACACATCAGTTGCCAGCAGTGTAGTTCTTGTAACCATGAACCCCATCTTTGTCGGGCTTATCTCTTATATTGTCCTCAAGGAACGCCAGAGTATAGCTCTGGTGGCAGGGATAATCCTTTCGGTTACAGGCAGCATCGTCCTCGCCCTCAGCGACAGCGGGCTGGAGGGGTTGCAGATAACCGATTCAACTGCGCTTCTGGGGGATATGCTTGCATTGACGGGTGCGCTCATGGCGAGCCTGTATCTGATTATCGGGAGCCGGATACGTGAGCGTATTAGCCTTATGACTTATATAACCGCTGTGTACACTATAAGCGCAGTGGTACTCGTGGTGACATCCCTTTTCATAGGGCTTTCCTTCACAGGCTACCGCCCAGAATCTTATATGTATATGTTTCTGCTTGCGGTTCTCCCCCAGCTCATCGGGCACACATCCTTCAACTGGGGGCTGAAGTATCTCAAATCGAGCATGGTAGCGGTTATAACCCTGGGCGAGCCTGTGGGGGCATCGGTTCTGGCATATTTTATCCTTGGCGAGAAGGTTTCCATCGGTCAGGGTATAGGCATTGCGCTCATCTTCGCCGCAATCGTCACTGCATCAAGGAGCGGAGGTAAAACCTAG
- a CDS encoding DUF1007 family protein, giving the protein MNTKTLQKLALIIVIIMHTALASAHPHVFMDSEVSFVFNEQGVEKLLVHWEFDEMFSSGIIMDYDDGDRVIDEEERKLIRRDVFENLVHHGYFLRIDINGESFPVEFVDMFDVSIKGNRLVYDFSVPLGIPAKGSGSSIDLKVLDSTNYTAIVSLKAKKPTLHSSGFSTTIEYAEPDTWSRNMNPESIGSLRLVFSKK; this is encoded by the coding sequence ATGAATACCAAAACGCTTCAAAAGCTCGCCCTAATCATCGTTATTATCATGCATACAGCACTTGCATCCGCCCATCCCCATGTGTTTATGGATTCGGAGGTATCATTCGTTTTCAACGAACAGGGTGTTGAAAAACTTCTTGTTCACTGGGAATTTGACGAGATGTTTTCCTCCGGGATCATCATGGATTACGATGATGGCGACAGGGTTATCGATGAAGAGGAGCGAAAGCTGATCAGAAGGGATGTCTTTGAAAACCTCGTTCACCACGGCTACTTTTTGCGTATTGATATCAATGGTGAATCATTTCCGGTCGAGTTTGTGGATATGTTTGATGTTTCGATCAAAGGCAACAGGCTTGTCTATGATTTCAGCGTTCCGCTGGGTATTCCTGCGAAGGGGAGCGGCTCTTCCATTGATCTGAAAGTTCTTGACTCAACTAACTACACAGCAATTGTCTCCTTAAAAGCTAAGAAGCCAACACTCCATTCATCAGGGTTTTCGACTACAATTGAGTACGCCGAACCCGACACCTGGAGCAGGAATATGAATCCAGAGTCCATAGGCTCGCTCAGGCTTGTGTTTTCAAAGAAATGA
- the modB gene encoding molybdate ABC transporter permease subunit, producing MFELSPVEQEAILLSLHVSLWSVAAGLLPGIAAAYILARFDFPGKLILDGLIHVPLVIPPVVTGYTLLILFNDNAPGGKLLHAVFGSGIAFTWKGAVLAALVMSFPLLVRSVRLSIELVDKGLEDASRTLGASPLRVFMTITLPLSVPGIITGVVLAFARSLGEFGATITFVSNIPGETRTLPVALYTLTQTPGTEFAAMRLCIISIIIAVAAIALSELLSRRTARRLRGEHA from the coding sequence ATGTTTGAGCTGAGCCCGGTTGAGCAGGAGGCCATACTGCTGAGTCTCCATGTATCATTATGGTCGGTGGCCGCAGGGCTTCTGCCCGGCATAGCCGCCGCATACATACTCGCCCGCTTCGATTTCCCGGGCAAGCTCATCCTCGATGGGCTCATCCACGTACCCCTCGTTATCCCTCCGGTGGTAACGGGCTACACACTCCTTATACTTTTCAACGACAACGCACCCGGCGGAAAGCTCCTCCATGCCGTTTTCGGATCGGGTATCGCCTTTACATGGAAGGGGGCGGTGCTGGCCGCTCTCGTTATGTCGTTCCCCCTGCTGGTTCGAAGTGTCCGCCTCTCCATAGAGCTTGTGGACAAGGGGCTTGAGGATGCATCAAGAACCCTCGGTGCATCACCACTGCGGGTGTTTATGACCATAACGCTCCCCCTCTCCGTACCCGGAATCATAACCGGCGTGGTGCTTGCATTTGCAAGAAGCCTCGGGGAGTTCGGAGCAACGATCACCTTCGTTTCCAATATCCCCGGGGAAACCAGAACACTCCCCGTCGCACTCTATACCCTCACTCAGACGCCGGGGACTGAATTCGCCGCCATGAGGCTCTGCATTATATCGATCATTATAGCCGTTGCCGCCATAGCCCTCTCCGAACTTCTCTCACGCAGAACCGCCAGAAGGCTGAGGGGGGAGCATGCTTGA
- a CDS encoding helix-turn-helix transcriptional regulator, whose protein sequence is MGFYANTYSELSRQELVFTLDFIQQCLKTTNEDRFHELLKTAGEYLGFEYILYVYMKSSYRHGTTINFVNISNPEMWMEEYHSRGYLESDPVKFEVERRLASDDRSSYILWDAYDRQLSSKEAEVIVRRKHYGLEYGFSVYDDSRSKDFTFLISFASAKTTPGRSSEIIAKMIVPHLMVIRKRLDTLTLLSSFSARENEISGWLTEGKTNWEIAQILSISENTVKYHIKNIFNKLKVNNRQQAIAICLAGRYLSM, encoded by the coding sequence ATGGGATTCTACGCCAACACTTACTCAGAACTGAGCAGACAAGAGCTCGTATTCACCCTCGACTTCATTCAGCAATGCCTGAAAACCACAAACGAAGACAGGTTCCATGAGCTTCTTAAAACAGCCGGAGAATATCTCGGGTTCGAGTACATTCTTTATGTATATATGAAATCCTCCTATAGGCATGGAACAACGATCAACTTCGTGAACATATCCAACCCCGAGATGTGGATGGAAGAATACCACTCAAGGGGCTACCTTGAATCGGATCCGGTTAAGTTCGAGGTGGAGAGACGGCTCGCCTCCGATGACCGCTCCTCCTATATATTGTGGGATGCCTACGACAGACAGCTCTCCTCAAAGGAGGCAGAGGTTATTGTCAGGAGGAAGCATTACGGGCTGGAATACGGCTTTTCGGTCTATGACGATTCGAGAAGCAAGGATTTCACCTTTCTCATCTCCTTTGCCAGCGCAAAAACCACCCCCGGAAGAAGCTCCGAGATTATCGCAAAGATGATAGTTCCGCACCTTATGGTTATCCGGAAAAGGCTTGATACCCTTACTCTACTCTCATCGTTTTCCGCCAGAGAGAATGAGATAAGCGGTTGGCTCACTGAAGGAAAAACAAACTGGGAGATCGCTCAGATACTCAGTATAAGCGAGAATACGGTTAAGTACCATATCAAGAATATCTTCAATAAGCTTAAGGTGAATAACCGCCAACAGGCCATCGCCATATGCCTTGCGGGGCGGTATCTTAGTATGTGA